One Halanaerobium hydrogeniformans genomic window, GCCAGCCCAACAGCTTTTTCGACTCTTTCCATCTCTTTTCTCATTCCAGTAGAATAAAGCTGCTGTTTTTCTCTTGTTAGCTCTTTTATACATTCAATATATTTTTTGTAACCAACAATAACATCTACTTCATTTAATACTTGATAAGCCTTGCGGCTAATATCTGCTAAATTACCCGGTCCAATTCCAATTATATATAAGTCTTTATTTAACTGCATTTAATCATCCTCTCTGCTAGCAACACTTTAAAAAATATCATTCTGAAAGTAATTTATTTAACTTTTCTGTATACTTGTTTTGTACTCCATCATATTCTCCGAGGCCTTTAAGTTGTATTTCTACCTCATAACCTGCGTTTTCTAAAATATTTTTCCAGCTATCATTAGCTTCTCCAGCCATATCATTTTGCGCATGATCTCCAGCTACAAGCATGAGAGGAGCAAGCTTTACTTTGTTGTAATTCTTTTTCTCAAGTTGTTCAATCACTACCTCTATCTCAGGGTAACCTTCTACAGCTCCAACATAATAATTTTCCATACCTCTTTCTTTTAAAACATAATCTAGGGCAGCATAATCTGAATTAGCCGCATGAGAACTGCCATGTCCCATTAATACAACAGCCTGGTCTGGCTGAACATTTTCTATTTCATTTTTTAGTATTTCTGCTAGCTCAAAATAATCATCAGTTTTAGATAAAAGAGCATTTCCCCATTTCAATGTTCTAAAATTATTTTTAAAAGTTTTTACAGTCCGAATAAGCTCATGTAGTTCACTGCCATTAATAATATGAAGTGGTTGAACAACTACTTCCTGATAGCCTTCTTCATACAATTTTTTTAAAGCGATCTCAGGATTATCAATTATTATTTCATCCCTTTTTTGCAATTTATTAATGATCATCTGGGAAGTAAAAGCCCTTTTTAGATCATATTCTGGAAACCGTTTTGCTATTTTTCTTTCACATGCCTGAATAGTTTTTTCTCTTGTTTCATGATAACTTGTACCAAAACTAACTACCAGAATAGCTTTTTTTTCAGCTCCTGCAGATCTATACTCATGGGCAAAGTTTTTATCATATAGTTTTGATTTTGCATATTCTGGGTCTAAAAAATCTCCAACCATAATTAAAGCAGTTTTTTTAATACCTGCTGATTTTACTTTGTAAGCAATATCTGCTAAAGTGCCACGAATAATCGATTCATCAGGCCAGGAAGCTTTGGCAACAACGGCAGCAGGAGTATCGTGAGTATATCCTTCTAAAAGTTCAGCAACCACTTCTTCTATCATCTGCACACTCAAAAAAACAGCCATTGATGCCTGATGTTCAGCAAGTCGAGAAAGCTTTTCTTTTTCAGGTACAGGGGTTCTTCCAGCCTGTCTGCTGAGAATTACTGTCTGTGATACCTCCGGTAGAGTAAGCTCTGCAGATAATGCTGCTGCTGCTGCAAGAAAGGAACTAACACCTGGGATTATCTGATAATCTATATTGTTTTTCTCTAATAAATCTATCTGCTCTTTAATTGCTCCATAAATGGAAGGATCTCCGGTATGTATTCTGGCCACATTTTTATTTTCAGCAGCTGCTTTTTTTATTATCGAAATCACTTCTTCAAGACTTAAAGAAGCACTATTATGAATATCTGCTTCAGGATTATACTCTAAAATTTCAGGATTAACCAGAGAACCAGCATAAATTATAATCTGAGAATCTTCTACCGCCTTTTTACCCTTAATTGTTATTAATTCGGGGTCACCCGCTCCTGCACCAATAAAATATACTTTCATCTAAATCCCCTTCCTTTTGACAATCATTAAAGTTAAATAGTCAATTTCCTCATTATTTAGTACTTCTATATTAGTTGTGTATTTTTCTTCTTTTAAACCACATTTGCTGCCAATAAGCACTTTGTCTTTTAAATTAAGTTTCTGCAAAACCGGATAAACTTTAGCAAAATTTCTGCTTAATTTTAAGATAACTACTGTATCAAAAATCGAAAATATTTTTTCAAGCTGTACCTCATCTTTTAGATTAGAAATTATAGCTATATTTTCCTTTCCTTCAGCAAGAGGCAGATTTTGAGCAGATGTACAGGCTGCTATAGAATTGATACCAGGAATTGTATTTATTTCTACTCCAGGCTGCCATTTTTGAATTTTTTTCATTATATAAGTATAAGTGCTGTATAAAAAGGGATCTCCAAGGGTTATAAAAGCTACTTGATTATCCTCTGTTAATTTTTCATTAATTCTCTTAGCTGCTTTTAAACGTGATTCTTTTAATTTTTTAAGGTCTTTTGCCATTTCAAAATTTAAATTTATAACTTTATTTTCTTTTTGCAGCAGAGAATCTTCAAATAAAGTATCAATAATATTTAAAGCATTACTCTCTGTGCTTGCAGCAGAAACAGGAGTAAATATGTAATCAACTTTTTTTAAAGTTTCTAGAGCTTTTAGAGTCAATAATTTTGGATCACCAGCTCCAACGCCAATTCCGTACAGTTTTGCAGACATTATTCTTCCTCCTTTTGAGCACTTATAATATAGACTGGATTTAGGGCTTTAAACATATGATAATCCCCTACTTTATTGGTTTTAGTCACAGAAACATTGCTAATATCTATTTGATAATTTAGCTGCTCAAATTGAGATACGGCAGTACTCAGTGTATTTACAGTTATAGCTGTTAAAATAATTTTCCCATCTTTTTTTAAGTTTTTATCTGAATGAGATATTATTTCTTTTAAAAAACCACCACTTCCACCAATAAAAATTCTGTCAGCTGGTGGTAATTCTTCAAAACCTTGAGGAGCTTCTTTTTCAATTATCTTTACATTGTTTAACTTAAATTTATTACAATTCTTTTTTATTAAATCAACTGCTTTTGCTTTTTTTTCAACTGCATAAATCATACCAGTTCTTGCTTTAAGTGCTACTTCAACAGTTATGCTGCCACTTCCAGCACCAATATCATATACAATATGGTTTTTCTGCAATCGCAATTTTGATATTACAACAGCCCGAATTTCTTCTTTAGTCATCGGCACTTCCCCCCGAACAAAATCTTTATCAGGTATGCCGGCAGTTATATACTTCCATTCACTCATTGTGATTCACCTTTTTCTGTATTGTCTAAAATTATCATCACTGTTAGTTTAGAAAATGATTTCTGGCTGATTTCTTTTAAGCTTCCTGCAGTTATTTTTTCATCTGCATAGGATAAATTTTCAAATACATATACCTGTTTCTGTTTAATACCCATTTCCAGCAAGTATTTTGCAATTTCTGAAGGAGGAAATCTATTATCAGTAAATAGTCCAACCTTAGGATTATCCCTAATTAATCCCAGGACTATCTCTTTGTTTTCCGGACTACCATGCAGACTGCTGATCTGCAAATCATTCCAGCTCAACTTTATTTTTGCAGCAGCAATCTGTAGTGAACTAATGCCTGCTATAACTTCAAGTATTTCAGACCCAAGTTCTCGCTTAAGGTAATTAAGTAGACTATAAAGACCTGGATCTCCAGATACGAGAACTGCAATACTTTTGTTTTGATAATTTTCTAAAATATATTTTTTTATTTTATTGAGTTCAGAACTGATTTTGATTTTTTGTTGTTCAGGATCATTAAAAAGTTTTAAGGCTCTTTTACCTCCGATCAATACATCAGCTGCTTCTGCTATTTTTTCTGCTTTTTTAGTTAAATAATCTCTGTGTCCTGGTCCTATACCTAGTACATATATTTTATTCAAAATCAAAGTCCTCCTCTGCTCCTTTAGATACTGCAATTATCCCATCTTTGAAAGTAAATATAGCAGCATTAAGTTCTATTTCTTTATCTATTTTTTCTGCTGCCCTTAAAGCAACAGCTTCAACTATACTATTTAAAACATATTTCATTTCTTTTTTTATCAGATAAGCAGCTGATTCTTCAGCAGTATTTTGGGCAAATATATCCTTGATAATTTGCTGATTAGCACCAGATAGTGCTGCATGAGCAGCAATTATTTCTTTGCGGCCATCCGCCTTTTTGCTATGGGTGTTAAATATACCACCTGCAACTTTAACGATTTTTCCAATATGACCAAAAATAATGATCTCTTCTAGGTCAAGCCCGGAGCTCTGCTCAAGCATAAAACCAACAAAATTACTCATCCTTATTATCTGTTCTTCTCTCTTACCCAACTCAAGCAATCTATCTCTACCATTATTACCAAAAACAAAATATAATTTTTTCTCTCCTAAAGCAGCAGATTGTTTTAATTCAACAGCTAGTGATTCTTTATAAGCTGATTCTGACATTGGCTCAACTATTCCACTGCTGCCAAGTATAGAAATCCCTCCTTTGATACCTAGCCTGGGATTAAAAGTTTTTTCTGCCACCTCTTTACCACCCGGAACAGAAATCGTAAGTTTAAATTTGTTTTTCTGAGGGAAGACTTCCCTAACTGCTTTTTTAAGCATTTTTCGAGGAGTGGGATTAACTGCTGCAGAACCTACGGGTAGTTGTAACCCTTTTTTAGTTACTATACCAACACCCTCACCAGCAGCAATATTAATAATGCTTTCTCCAAGATCTTTATCATAATTCAATCTCTCTAATAAAACATATATTTTCAAACCATCTGTTACATCAGGATCATCACCGGCATCTTTAACAACAGCTGCTTGAGCTCGCTCAGGATTATACTCGGCAT contains:
- the cobM gene encoding precorrin-4 C(11)-methyltransferase gives rise to the protein MKVYFIGAGAGDPELITIKGKKAVEDSQIIIYAGSLVNPEILEYNPEADIHNSASLSLEEVISIIKKAAAENKNVARIHTGDPSIYGAIKEQIDLLEKNNIDYQIIPGVSSFLAAAAALSAELTLPEVSQTVILSRQAGRTPVPEKEKLSRLAEHQASMAVFLSVQMIEEVVAELLEGYTHDTPAAVVAKASWPDESIIRGTLADIAYKVKSAGIKKTALIMVGDFLDPEYAKSKLYDKNFAHEYRSAGAEKKAILVVSFGTSYHETREKTIQACERKIAKRFPEYDLKRAFTSQMIINKLQKRDEIIIDNPEIALKKLYEEGYQEVVVQPLHIINGSELHELIRTVKTFKNNFRTLKWGNALLSKTDDYFELAEILKNEIENVQPDQAVVLMGHGSSHAANSDYAALDYVLKERGMENYYVGAVEGYPEIEVVIEQLEKKNYNKVKLAPLMLVAGDHAQNDMAGEANDSWKNILENAGYEVEIQLKGLGEYDGVQNKYTEKLNKLLSE
- the cobI gene encoding precorrin-2 C(20)-methyltransferase, whose amino-acid sequence is MSAKLYGIGVGAGDPKLLTLKALETLKKVDYIFTPVSAASTESNALNIIDTLFEDSLLQKENKVINLNFEMAKDLKKLKESRLKAAKRINEKLTEDNQVAFITLGDPFLYSTYTYIMKKIQKWQPGVEINTIPGINSIAACTSAQNLPLAEGKENIAIISNLKDEVQLEKIFSIFDTVVILKLSRNFAKVYPVLQKLNLKDKVLIGSKCGLKEEKYTTNIEVLNNEEIDYLTLMIVKRKGI
- the cbiT gene encoding precorrin-6Y C5,15-methyltransferase (decarboxylating) subunit CbiT, giving the protein MSEWKYITAGIPDKDFVRGEVPMTKEEIRAVVISKLRLQKNHIVYDIGAGSGSITVEVALKARTGMIYAVEKKAKAVDLIKKNCNKFKLNNVKIIEKEAPQGFEELPPADRIFIGGSGGFLKEIISHSDKNLKKDGKIILTAITVNTLSTAVSQFEQLNYQIDISNVSVTKTNKVGDYHMFKALNPVYIISAQKEEE
- the cbiE gene encoding precorrin-6y C5,15-methyltransferase (decarboxylating) subunit CbiE, whose amino-acid sequence is MNKIYVLGIGPGHRDYLTKKAEKIAEAADVLIGGKRALKLFNDPEQQKIKISSELNKIKKYILENYQNKSIAVLVSGDPGLYSLLNYLKRELGSEILEVIAGISSLQIAAAKIKLSWNDLQISSLHGSPENKEIVLGLIRDNPKVGLFTDNRFPPSEIAKYLLEMGIKQKQVYVFENLSYADEKITAGSLKEISQKSFSKLTVMIILDNTEKGESQ
- the cbiD gene encoding cobalt-precorrin-5B (C(1))-methyltransferase CbiD, whose translation is MTFEKYITKGGKKYRLGYTTGTAAAGAAKAAALMLLNQEQVSQVVINTPYGLQVEMDVFDAEYNPERAQAAVVKDAGDDPDVTDGLKIYVLLERLNYDKDLGESIINIAAGEGVGIVTKKGLQLPVGSAAVNPTPRKMLKKAVREVFPQKNKFKLTISVPGGKEVAEKTFNPRLGIKGGISILGSSGIVEPMSESAYKESLAVELKQSAALGEKKLYFVFGNNGRDRLLELGKREEQIIRMSNFVGFMLEQSSGLDLEEIIIFGHIGKIVKVAGGIFNTHSKKADGRKEIIAAHAALSGANQQIIKDIFAQNTAEESAAYLIKKEMKYVLNSIVEAVALRAAEKIDKEIELNAAIFTFKDGIIAVSKGAEEDFDFE